A window of the Bufo gargarizans isolate SCDJY-AF-19 chromosome 1, ASM1485885v1, whole genome shotgun sequence genome harbors these coding sequences:
- the TADA2B gene encoding LOW QUALITY PROTEIN: transcriptional adapter 2-beta (The sequence of the model RefSeq protein was modified relative to this genomic sequence to represent the inferred CDS: inserted 1 base in 1 codon) gives MRRIVRSAVGGTSAVEPNNSSAAKMADLGKKYCVYCLADVTSLRIRCTECQDIELCTECFSAGAEIGNHRRWHGYQLVDGGRFTLWGPEAEGGWTSREEQLLLDAIEQFGFGNWEDMAAHVGASRTPQEVMEHYVSMYIHGNLGKACIPDNIPNRVTDHTCPTGGPLSPSLTTPLPPLDITVQEQQQLGYMPLRDDYEIEYDQDAETLISGLSVNYDDDDVEVELKESCVDMYVRKLKERQRRKNIARDYNLVPAFLGKDKKDKEKPAKRKISKEEKELRLKLRPLYQFMSSKEIEDFFENMHKERMLRTKLRELQRYRRNGITKMEESXEYEAARHKREKRKENKNTAGSKRGREDGKEGEFAAIENLQGFEMLSDREKVLCSSLNLSPTRYLTVKTIIIKDHIQKRQGIPSKSRLPSYLDKVLKKRILNFLTESGWISRDAS, from the exons atgcgcagaattgtAAGATCAGCGGTGGGCGGTACCTCAGCGGTTGAGCCCAACAACAGCTCGGCGGCCAAGATGGCGGACCTGGGCAAGAAGTACTGCGTCTACTGCCTGGCCGACGTGACAAGCCTGCGTATCCGCTGCACCGAATGCCAGGACATCGAGCTGTGCACGGAGTGTTTCTCGGCGGGGGCAGAGATTGGTAATCACCGTCGGTGGCATGGATACCAGCTGGTGGACGGCGGTCGCTTTACTCTATGGGGGCCCGAGGCGGAGGGAGGCTGGACGAGCAGGGAAGAGCAGCTGCTGCTCGATGCTATCGAGCAGTTCGGCTTTGGGAACTGG GAGGATATGGCTGCCCATGTGGGTGCATCCAGGACCCCCCAGGAAGTGATGGAACACTACGTCAGCATGTACATTCATGGAAACCTTGGCAAGGCATGCATCCCAGACAATATTCCCAACAGAGTAACTGACCACACGTGTCCTACAGGTGGCCCCCTGTCTCCCAGCTTGACCACTCCATTACCTCCCTTAGACATCACtgtgcaggagcagcagcagctgggGTACATGCCTCTCCGGGACGACTACGAGATCGAATACGATCAGGACGCTGAAACGCTAATCAGCGGCCTGTCCGTCAATTACGACGATGATGATGTTGAAGTAGAACTTAAAGAATCTTGCGTGGACATGTACGTCCGGAAACTGAAAGAGCGGCAAAGGAGGAAGAACATAGCCCGGGACTATAACTTGGTACCAGCATTTTTAGGTAAAGataaaaaagataaagaaaagCCTGCCAAGCGGAAAATCTCAAAAGAGGAGAAGGAACTGCGATTAAAATTAAGGCCCCTCTATCAGTTCATGTCCAGTAAGGAAATTGAGGACTTCTTTGAGAACATGCACAAAGAACGAATGTTGAGGACAAAGCTTCGAGAACTGCAGAGGTACCGGCGAAACGGCATCACCAAGATGGAAGAGT GCGAGTACGAAGCTGCCCGTCACAAACGGGAAAAACGGAAAGAGAACAAGAACACTGCGGGCTCCAAAAGAGGAAGGGAAGACGGTAAGGAGGGAGAGTTTGCTGCCATCGAAAACCTTCAAGGTTTTGAGATGTTATCGGACAGGGAGAAGGTTCTTTGCAGCTCCTTGAACTTGAGCCCCACTCGTTACTTGACTGTCAAAACCATTATCATTAAGGACCACATTCAGAAAAGACAGGGAATCCCATCAAAGAGCCGTCTTCCCAGTTACTTAGATAAAGTCCTAAAGAAAAGGATTTTAAATTTCTTGACCGAGAGTGGCTGGATATCCAGGGACGCCTCGTGA
- the GRPEL1 gene encoding grpE protein homolog 1, mitochondrial codes for MASRGLRMLGYNLSTLLRTHRAPLRTCPQLMCTAAQQPHNPVQESEEEKGKKQVEESAEQLAAGKAKLEEQVKEVTDKYKRALADTENMRQRSQKMVEDAKLYGIQGFCKDLLEVADILEKATESVPKEEIKDENPHLKNLYEGLVMTEVQMQKVFKKHGIVKLNPVGAKFDPYEHEALFHAPVEGKEPGTVALVTKVGYKLHERTLRPALVGVVKGT; via the exons ATGGCGTCCAGGGGCCTGAGGATGTTGGGGTATAACCTGAGCACGTTGCTGCGGACACACAGGGCACCGCTCCG GACGTgtccacagctcatgtgcacggcGGCTCAGCAGCCGCATAACCCCGTACAGGAGAGCGAGGAGGAGAAGGGCAAAAAGCAGGTGGAAGAGAGCGCGGAGCagctggctgcagggaaggcaaAGTTAGAAGAGCAAGTTAAAGAGGTGACG GATAAATACAAGCGTGCCTTAGCGGACACTGAGAACATGCGGCAGAGGAGTCAGAAAATGGTGGAAGATGCAAAATTGTACG GAATACAAGGATTCTGCAAGGACTTGCTGGAAGTGGCGGACATCTTAGAAAAAGCAACTGAGAGCGTCCCCAAGGAGGAAATCAAGGATGAAAACCCTCATCTAAAGAACCTCTACGAAGGGTTAGTGATGACTGAAGTCCAGATGCAAAAAGTCTTCAAGAAGCACGGAATCGTCAAGCTCAATCCAGTGGGCGCAAAGTTCGATCCATACGAGCACGAAGCCTTATTCCACGCCCCAGTGGAGGGCAAGGAGCCTGGCACAGTAGCCTTAGTCACTAAAGTAGGGTACAAGCTGCATGAACGCACGCTGAGGCCTGCCCTGGTAGGAGTTGTTAAAGGGACATAA